A region from the Oncorhynchus keta strain PuntledgeMale-10-30-2019 chromosome 5, Oket_V2, whole genome shotgun sequence genome encodes:
- the LOC127930043 gene encoding histidine-rich glycoprotein-like isoform X31: protein MTNWLMTLHHQHCLMTLHHQHCLMTLHHQHCLMTLHHQHRLMTLHHQHCLMTLHHQHRPMTLHHQHCLMTLHHQHRLMTLHHQHCLMTLHHQHRPMTLHHQHCLMTLHHQHRLMTLHHQHCLMTLHHQHRLMTLHHQHCLMTLHHQHRLMTLHHQHCLMTLHHQHRPMTLHHQHRLMTLHHQHRLMTLHHQHRLMTLHHQHRPMTLHHQHRPMTLHHQHCLMTLHHQHRLMTLHHQHCLMTLHHQHRPMTLHHQHRLMTLHHQHCLMTLHHQHCLMTLHHQHRLMTLHHQHCLMTLHHQHRLMTLHHQHCLMTLHHQHRPMTLHHQHRPMTLHHQHRLMTLHHQHCLMTLHHQHCLMTLHHQHCLMTLHHQHCLMTLHHQHCLMTLHHQHCLMTLHHQHCLMTLHHQHRPMTLHHQHRPMTLHHQHRPMTLHHQHRPMTLHNQHRPMTLAQMLSPLFCITLFTKTSTCFGSDPK, encoded by the exons atgacaaattggttgatgacactacaccatcaacattgtctgatgacactacaccatcaacattgtctgatgacactacaccatcaacattgtctgatgacactacaccatcaacataggctgatgacactacaccatcaacattgtctgatgacactacaccatcaacataggccgatgacactacaccatcaacattgtctgatgacactacaccatcaacataggctgatgacactacaccatcaacattgtctgatgacactacaccatcaacataggccgatgacactacaccatcaacattgtctgatgacactacaccatcaacataggctgatgacactacaccatcaacattgtctgatgacactacaccatcaacataggctgatgacactacaccatcaacattgtctgatgacactacaccatcaacataggctgatgacactacaccatcaacattgtctgatgacactacaccatcaacataggccgatgacactacaccatcaacataggctgatgacactacaccatcaacataggctgatgacactacaccatcaacataggctgatgacactacaccatcaacataggccgatgacactacaccatcaacataggccgatgacactacaccatcaacattgtctgatgacactacaccatcaacatag gctgatgacactacaccatcaacattgtctgatgacactacaccatcaacataggccgatgacactacaccatcaacataggctgatgacactacaccatcaacattgtctgatgacactacaccatcaacattgtctgatgacactacaccatcaacatag gttgatgacactacaccatcaacattgtctgatgacactacaccatcaacataggctgatgacactacaccatcaacattgtctgatgacactacaccatcaacataggccgatgacactacaccatcaacataggccgatgacactacaccatcaacataggctgatgacactacaccatcaacattgtctgatgacactacaccatcaacattgtctgatgacactacaccatcaacattgtctgatgacactacaccatcaacattgtctgatgacactacaccatcaacattgtctgatgacactacaccatcaacattgtctgatgacactacaccatcaacattgtctgatgacactacaccatcaacataggccgatgacactacaccatcaacataggccgatgacactacaccatcaacataggccgatgacactacaccatcaacatcGGCCGATGACACTACACAATCAACATCGGCCGATGACACTAGCTCAAATGTTAAGCCCTCTTTTCTGTATCACTTTGTTTACCAAAACAAGCACTTGTTTTGGAAGTGACCCTAAATGA
- the LOC127930043 gene encoding histidine-rich glycoprotein-like isoform X44, protein MTNWLMTLHHQHCLMTLHHQHCLMTLHHQHCLMTLHHQHRLMTLHHQHCLMTLHHQHRPMTLHHQHCLMTLHHQHRLMTLHHQHCLMTLHHQHRPMTLHHQHCLMTLHHQHRLMTLHHQHCLMTLHHQHRLMTLHHQHCLMTLHHQHRLMTLHHQHCLMTLHHQHRPMTLHHQHRPMTLHHQHRLMTLHHQHCLMTLHHQHRLMTLHHQHCLMTLHHQHRPMTLHHQHRPMTLHHQHRLMTLHHQHCLMTLHHQHCLMTLHHQHCLMTLHHQHCLMTLHHQHCLMTLHHQHCLMTLHHQHCLMTLHHQHRPMTLHHQHRPMTLHHQHRPMTLHHQHRPMTLHNQHRPMTLAQMLSPLFCITLFTKTSTCFGSDPK, encoded by the exons atgacaaattggttgatgacactacaccatcaacattgtctgatgacactacaccatcaacattgtctgatgacactacaccatcaacattgtctgatgacactacaccatcaacataggctgatgacactacaccatcaacattgtctgatgacactacaccatcaacataggccgatgacactacaccatcaacattgtctgatgacactacaccatcaacataggctgatgacactacaccatcaacattgtctgatgacactacaccatcaacataggccgatgacactacaccatcaacattgtctgatgacactacaccatcaacataggctgatgacactacaccatcaacattgtctgatgacactacaccatcaacataggctgatgacactacaccatcaacattgtctgatgacactacaccatcaacataggctgatgacactacaccatcaacattgtctgatgacactacaccatcaacataggccgatgacactacaccatcaacatag gccgatgacactacaccatcaacataggttgatgacactacaccatcaacattgtctgatgacactacaccatcaacataggctgatgacactacaccatcaacattgtctgatgacactacaccatcaacataggccgatgacactacaccatcaacataggccgatgacactacaccatcaacataggctgatgacactacaccatcaacattgtctgatgacactacaccatcaacattgtctgatgacactacaccatcaacattgtctgatgacactacaccatcaacattgtctgatgacactacaccatcaacattgtctgatgacactacaccatcaacattgtctgatgacactacaccatcaacattgtctgatgacactacaccatcaacataggccgatgacactacaccatcaacataggccgatgacactacaccatcaacataggccgatgacactacaccatcaacatcGGCCGATGACACTACACAATCAACATCGGCCGATGACACTAGCTCAAATGTTAAGCCCTCTTTTCTGTATCACTTTGTTTACCAAAACAAGCACTTGTTTTGGAAGTGACCCTAAATGA
- the LOC127930043 gene encoding histidine-rich glycoprotein-like isoform X21, translated as MTNWLMTLHHQHCLMTLHHQHCLMTLHHQHCLMTLHHQHRLMTLHHQHCLMTLHHQHRPMTLHHQHCLMTLHHQHRLMTLHHQHCLMTLHHQHRPMTLHHQHCLMTLHHQHRLMTLHHQHCLMTLHHQHRLMTLHHQHCLMTLHHQHRLMTLHHQHCLMTLHHQHRPMTLHHQHRLMTLHHQHRLMTLHHQHRLMTLHHQHRPMTLHHQHRPMTLHHQHCLMTLHHQHRLMTLHHQHCLMTLHHQHCLMTLHHQHRPMTLHHQHRPMTLHHQHRLMTLHHQHRLMTLHHQHCLMTLHHQHRPMTLHHQHRPMTLHHQHRPMTLHHQHRLMTLHHQHCLMTLHHQHRLMTLHHQHCLMTLHHQHRPMTLHHQHRPMTLHHQHRLMTLHHQHCLMTLHHQHCLMTLHHQHCLMTLHHQHCLMTLHHQHCLMTLHHQHCLMTLHHQHCLMTLHHQHRPMTLHHQHRPMTLHHQHRPMTLHHQHRPMTLHNQHRPMTLAQMLSPLFCITLFTKTSTCFGSDPK; from the exons atgacaaattggttgatgacactacaccatcaacattgtctgatgacactacaccatcaacattgtctgatgacactacaccatcaacattgtctgatgacactacaccatcaacataggctgatgacactacaccatcaacattgtctgatgacactacaccatcaacataggccgatgacactacaccatcaacattgtctgatgacactacaccatcaacataggctgatgacactacaccatcaacattgtctgatgacactacaccatcaacataggccgatgacactacaccatcaacattgtctgatgacactacaccatcaacataggctgatgacactacaccatcaacattgtctgatgacactacaccatcaacataggctgatgacactacaccatcaacattgtctgatgacactacaccatcaacataggctgatgacactacaccatcaacattgtctgatgacactacaccatcaacataggccgatgacactacaccatcaacataggctgatgacactacaccatcaacataggctgatgacactacaccatcaacataggctgatgacactacaccatcaacataggccgatgacactacaccatcaacataggccgatgacactacaccatcaacattgtctgatgacactacaccatcaacataggctgatgacactacaccatcaacattgtctgatgacactacaccatcaacattgtctgatgacactacaccatcaacataggccgatgacactacaccatcaacataggccgatgacactacaccatcaacataggctgatgacactacaccatcaacataggctgatgacactacaccatcaacattgtctgatgacactacaccatcaacataggccgatgacactacaccatcaacataggccgatgacactacaccatcaacatag gccgatgacactacaccatcaacataggttgatgacactacaccatcaacattgtctgatgacactacaccatcaacataggctgatgacactacaccatcaacattgtctgatgacactacaccatcaacataggccgatgacactacaccatcaacataggccgatgacactacaccatcaacataggctgatgacactacaccatcaacattgtctgatgacactacaccatcaacattgtctgatgacactacaccatcaacattgtctgatgacactacaccatcaacattgtctgatgacactacaccatcaacattgtctgatgacactacaccatcaacattgtctgatgacactacaccatcaacattgtctgatgacactacaccatcaacataggccgatgacactacaccatcaacataggccgatgacactacaccatcaacataggccgatgacactacaccatcaacatcGGCCGATGACACTACACAATCAACATCGGCCGATGACACTAGCTCAAATGTTAAGCCCTCTTTTCTGTATCACTTTGTTTACCAAAACAAGCACTTGTTTTGGAAGTGACCCTAAATGA
- the LOC127930043 gene encoding histidine-rich protein PFHRP-II-like isoform X36, protein MTNWLMTLHHQHCLMTLHHQHCLMTLHHQHCLMTLHHQHRLMTLHHQHCLMTLHHQHRPMTLHHQHCLMTLHHQHRLMTLHHQHCLMTLHHQHRPMTLHHQHCLMTLHHQHRLMTLHHQHCLMTLHHQHRLMTLHHQHCLMTLHHQHRLMTLHHQHCLMTLHHQHRPMTLHHQHRLMTLHHQHRLMTLHHQHRLMTLHHQHRPMTLHHQHRPMTLHHQHCLMTLHHQHRLMTLHHQHCLMTLHHQHRPMTLHHQHRLMTLHHQHCLMTLHHQHCLMTLHHQHRPMTLHHQHRLMTLHHQHCLMTLHHQHCLMTLHHQHCLMTLHHQHCLMTLHHQHCLMTLHHQHCLMTLHHQHCLMTLHHQHRPMTLHHQHRPMTLHHQHRPMTLHHQHRPMTLHNQHRPMTLAQMLSPLFCITLFTKTSTCFGSDPK, encoded by the exons atgacaaattggttgatgacactacaccatcaacattgtctgatgacactacaccatcaacattgtctgatgacactacaccatcaacattgtctgatgacactacaccatcaacataggctgatgacactacaccatcaacattgtctgatgacactacaccatcaacataggccgatgacactacaccatcaacattgtctgatgacactacaccatcaacataggctgatgacactacaccatcaacattgtctgatgacactacaccatcaacataggccgatgacactacaccatcaacattgtctgatgacactacaccatcaacataggctgatgacactacaccatcaacattgtctgatgacactacaccatcaacataggctgatgacactacaccatcaacattgtctgatgacactacaccatcaacataggctgatgacactacaccatcaacattgtctgatgacactacaccatcaacataggccgatgacactacaccatcaacataggctgatgacactacaccatcaacataggctgatgacactacaccatcaacataggctgatgacactacaccatcaacataggccgatgacactacaccatcaacataggccgatgacactacaccatcaacattgtctgatgacactacaccatcaacatag gctgatgacactacaccatcaacattgtctgatgacactacaccatcaacataggccgatgacactacaccatcaacataggctgatgacactacaccatcaacattgtctgatgacactacaccatcaacattgtctgatgacactacaccatcaacatag gccgatgacactacaccatcaacataggctgatgacactacaccatcaacattgtctgatgacactacaccatcaacattgtctgatgacactacaccatcaacattgtctgatgacactacaccatcaacattgtctgatgacactacaccatcaacattgtctgatgacactacaccatcaacattgtctgatgacactacaccatcaacattgtctgatgacactacaccatcaacataggccgatgacactacaccatcaacataggccgatgacactacaccatcaacataggccgatgacactacaccatcaacatcGGCCGATGACACTACACAATCAACATCGGCCGATGACACTAGCTCAAATGTTAAGCCCTCTTTTCTGTATCACTTTGTTTACCAAAACAAGCACTTGTTTTGGAAGTGACCCTAAATGA
- the LOC127930043 gene encoding histidine-rich glycoprotein-like isoform X20 has product MTNWLMTLHHQHCLMTLHHQHCLMTLHHQHCLMTLHHQHRLMTLHHQHCLMTLHHQHRPMTLHHQHCLMTLHHQHRLMTLHHQHCLMTLHHQHRPMTLHHQHCLMTLHHQHRLMTLHHQHCLMTLHHQHRLMTLHHQHCLMTLHHQHRLMTLHHQHCLMTLHHQHRPMTLHHQHRPMTLHHQHRPMTLHHQHRLMTLHHQHCLMTLHHQHRPMTLHHRHCLMTLHHQHCLMTLHHQHCLMTLHHRHYLMTLHHQHCLMTIHRQHCLMTLHHQHCLMTLHHHHRPMTLHHQHRPMTLHHQHRLMTLHHQHRLMTIHRQHCLMTLHHQHRPMTLHHQHRLMTLHHQHCLMTLHHQHRLMTLHHQHCLMTLHHQHRPMTLHHQHRPMTLHHQHRLMTLHHQHCLMTLHHQHCLMTLHHQHCLMTLHHQHCLMTLHHQHCLMTLHHQHCLMTLHHQHCLMTLHHQHRPMTLHHQHRPMTLHHQHRPMTLHHQHRPMTLHNQHRPMTLAQMLSPLFCITLFTKTSTCFGSDPK; this is encoded by the exons atgacaaattggttgatgacactacaccatcaacattgtctgatgacactacaccatcaacattgtctgatgacactacaccatcaacattgtctgatgacactacaccatcaacataggctgatgacactacaccatcaacattgtctgatgacactacaccatcaacataggccgatgacactacaccatcaacattgtctgatgacactacaccatcaacataggctgatgacactacaccatcaacattgtctgatgacactacaccatcaacataggccgatgacactacaccatcaacattgtctgatgacactacaccatcaacataggctgatgacactacaccatcaacattgtctgatgacactacaccatcaacataggctgatgacactacaccatcaacattgtctgatgacactacaccatcaacataggctgatgacactacaccatcaacattgtctgatgacactacaccatcaacataggccgatgacactacaccatcaacatag gccgatgacactacaccatcaacataggccgatgacactacaccatcaacatag gctgatgacactacaccatcaacattgtctgatgacactacaccatcaacataggccgatgacactacaccatcgacattgtctgatgacactacaccatcaacattgtctgatgacactacaccatcaacattgtctgatgacactacaccatcgaCATTAtctgatgacactacaccatcaacattgTCTGATGACAATACACCGTCAACATTgtctgatgacactacaccatcaacattgtctgatgacactacaccatcaccATAGGccgatgacactacaccatcaacatcgaccgatgacactacaccatcaacataggctgatgacactacaccatcaacatagGCTGATGACAATACACCGTCAACATTgtctgatgacactacaccatcaacataggccgatgacactacaccatcaacataggttgatgacactacaccatcaacattgtctgatgacactacaccatcaacataggctgatgacactacaccatcaacattgtctgatgacactacaccatcaacataggccgatgacactacaccatcaacataggccgatgacactacaccatcaacataggctgatgacactacaccatcaacattgtctgatgacactacaccatcaacattgtctgatgacactacaccatcaacattgtctgatgacactacaccatcaacattgtctgatgacactacaccatcaacattgtctgatgacactacaccatcaacattgtctgatgacactacaccatcaacattgtctgatgacactacaccatcaacataggccgatgacactacaccatcaacataggccgatgacactacaccatcaacataggccgatgacactacaccatcaacatcGGCCGATGACACTACACAATCAACATCGGCCGATGACACTAGCTCAAATGTTAAGCCCTCTTTTCTGTATCACTTTGTTTACCAAAACAAGCACTTGTTTTGGAAGTGACCCTAAATGA
- the LOC127930043 gene encoding histidine-rich glycoprotein-like isoform X33: MTNWLMTLHHQHCLMTLHHQHCLMTLHHQHCLMTLHHQHRLMTLHHQHCLMTLHHQHRPMTLHHQHCLMTLHHQHRLMTLHHQHCLMTLHHQHRPMTLHHQHCLMTLHHQHRLMTLHHQHCLMTLHHQHRLMTLHHQHCLMTLHHQHRLMTLHHQHCLMTLHHQHRPMTLHHQHRLMTLHHQHRLMTLHHQHRLMTLHHQHRPMTLHHQHRPMTLHHQHCLMTLHHQHRLMTLHHQHCLMTLHHQHRPMTLHHQHRLMTLHHQHCLMTLHHQHCLMTLHHQHRPMTLHHQHRLMTLHHQHCLMTLHHQHRPMTLHHQHRLMTLHHQHCLMTLHHQHCLMTLHHQHCLMTLHHQHCLMTLHHQHCLMTLHHQHCLMTLHHQHCLMTLHHQHRPMTLHHQHRPMTLHHQHRPMTLHHQHRPMTLHNQHRPMTLAQMLSPLFCITLFTKTSTCFGSDPK, from the exons atgacaaattggttgatgacactacaccatcaacattgtctgatgacactacaccatcaacattgtctgatgacactacaccatcaacattgtctgatgacactacaccatcaacataggctgatgacactacaccatcaacattgtctgatgacactacaccatcaacataggccgatgacactacaccatcaacattgtctgatgacactacaccatcaacataggctgatgacactacaccatcaacattgtctgatgacactacaccatcaacataggccgatgacactacaccatcaacattgtctgatgacactacaccatcaacataggctgatgacactacaccatcaacattgtctgatgacactacaccatcaacataggctgatgacactacaccatcaacattgtctgatgacactacaccatcaacataggctgatgacactacaccatcaacattgtctgatgacactacaccatcaacataggccgatgacactacaccatcaacataggctgatgacactacaccatcaacataggctgatgacactacaccatcaacataggctgatgacactacaccatcaacataggccgatgacactacaccatcaacataggccgatgacactacaccatcaacattgtctgatgacactacaccatcaacatag gctgatgacactacaccatcaacattgtctgatgacactacaccatcaacataggccgatgacactacaccatcaacataggctgatgacactacaccatcaacattgtctgatgacactacaccatcaacattgtctgatgacactacaccatcaacataggccgatgacactacaccatcaacataggctgatgacactacaccatcaacattgtctgatgacactacaccatcaacatag gccgatgacactacaccatcaacataggctgatgacactacaccatcaacattgtctgatgacactacaccatcaacattgtctgatgacactacaccatcaacattgtctgatgacactacaccatcaacattgtctgatgacactacaccatcaacattgtctgatgacactacaccatcaacattgtctgatgacactacaccatcaacattgtctgatgacactacaccatcaacataggccgatgacactacaccatcaacataggccgatgacactacaccatcaacataggccgatgacactacaccatcaacatcGGCCGATGACACTACACAATCAACATCGGCCGATGACACTAGCTCAAATGTTAAGCCCTCTTTTCTGTATCACTTTGTTTACCAAAACAAGCACTTGTTTTGGAAGTGACCCTAAATGA
- the LOC127930043 gene encoding histidine-rich protein PFHRP-II-like isoform X40 produces MTNWLMTLHHQHCLMTLHHQHCLMTLHHQHCLMTLHHQHRLMTLHHQHCLMTLHHQHRPMTLHHQHCLMTLHHQHRLMTLHHQHCLMTLHHQHRPMTLHHQHCLMTLHHQHRLMTLHHQHCLMTLHHQHRLMTLHHQHCLMTLHHQHRLMTLHHQHCLMTLHHQHRPMTLHHQHRPMTLHHQHRPMTLHHQHRPMTLHHQHRLMTLHHQHCLMTLHHQHRLMTLHHQHCLMTLHHQHRPMTLHHQHRPMTLHHQHRLMTLHHQHCLMTLHHQHCLMTLHHQHCLMTLHHQHCLMTLHHQHCLMTLHHQHCLMTLHHQHCLMTLHHQHRPMTLHHQHRPMTLHHQHRPMTLHHQHRPMTLHNQHRPMTLAQMLSPLFCITLFTKTSTCFGSDPK; encoded by the exons atgacaaattggttgatgacactacaccatcaacattgtctgatgacactacaccatcaacattgtctgatgacactacaccatcaacattgtctgatgacactacaccatcaacataggctgatgacactacaccatcaacattgtctgatgacactacaccatcaacataggccgatgacactacaccatcaacattgtctgatgacactacaccatcaacataggctgatgacactacaccatcaacattgtctgatgacactacaccatcaacataggccgatgacactacaccatcaacattgtctgatgacactacaccatcaacataggctgatgacactacaccatcaacattgtctgatgacactacaccatcaacataggctgatgacactacaccatcaacattgtctgatgacactacaccatcaacataggctgatgacactacaccatcaacattgtctgatgacactacaccatcaacataggccgatgacactacaccatcaacatag gccgatgacactacaccatcaacataggccgatgacactacaccatcaacatag gccgatgacactacaccatcaacataggttgatgacactacaccatcaacattgtctgatgacactacaccatcaacataggctgatgacactacaccatcaacattgtctgatgacactacaccatcaacataggccgatgacactacaccatcaacataggccgatgacactacaccatcaacataggctgatgacactacaccatcaacattgtctgatgacactacaccatcaacattgtctgatgacactacaccatcaacattgtctgatgacactacaccatcaacattgtctgatgacactacaccatcaacattgtctgatgacactacaccatcaacattgtctgatgacactacaccatcaacattgtctgatgacactacaccatcaacataggccgatgacactacaccatcaacataggccgatgacactacaccatcaacataggccgatgacactacaccatcaacatcGGCCGATGACACTACACAATCAACATCGGCCGATGACACTAGCTCAAATGTTAAGCCCTCTTTTCTGTATCACTTTGTTTACCAAAACAAGCACTTGTTTTGGAAGTGACCCTAAATGA